From the genome of Canis lupus baileyi chromosome 32, mCanLup2.hap1, whole genome shotgun sequence, one region includes:
- the SENP8 gene encoding sentrin-specific protease 8, translating to MDPVVLSYMDSLLRQSDVSLLDPPSWLNDHIIGFAFEYFANSQFHDCSDHVCFISPEVTQFIKCTSNQTEIAMFLEPLDLPNKRVVFLAINDNSNEAAGGTHWSLLVYIQDKNSFFHYDSHSRSNSVHAKQVAEKLEAFLGRKGDKLAFVEEKAPAQQNSYDCGMYVICNTEALCQNFFRQQPESLLQLLTPTYITKKRGEWKDLIARLAKN from the coding sequence ATGGACCCTGTAGTCTTAAGTTACATGGACAGTCTACTGCGGCAGTCAGATGTCTCACTGTTGGATCCTCCAAGCTGGCTCAATGACCATATTATTGGATTTGCCTTTGAATACTTTGCCAATAGTCAGTTTCATGACTGCTCTGACCACGTCTGCTTCATCAGCCCCGAAGTTACCCAGTTCATCAAGTGCACTAGCAACCAAACAGAGATTGCCATGTTCCTTGAACCCCTGGACCTCCCCAACAAGAGAGTTGTATTTTTAGCCATCAATGATAATTCCAACGAGGCAGCTGGAGGAACCCATTGGAGTTTGTTGGTTTATATCCAAGACAAAAATAGCTTTTTTCATTACGATTCCCATAGCAGAAGCAACTCAGTCCATGCAAAGCAGGTAGCAGAGAAACTGGAAGCTTTCTTaggcagaaaaggagacaaactAGCCTTTGTTGAAGAGAAAGCCCCTGCTCAACAAAACAGCTATGACTGTGGGATGTATGTGATTTGTAACACTGAGGCCTTGTGTCAGAACTTCTTTAGGCAACAGCCAGAATCACTATTGCAGCTACTCACTCCTACATACATcacaaagaaaagaggagaatggAAAGATCTCATTGCCAGACTTGCCAAAAATTAG